The following are encoded together in the Malaya genurostris strain Urasoe2022 chromosome 3, Malgen_1.1, whole genome shotgun sequence genome:
- the LOC131437774 gene encoding peritrophin-1-like isoform X1, whose amino-acid sequence MEILASVVPLLLLTIGLIAGGQSSILCPLQFDPSVTVHLPHPTDCSKYLTCVGSTPVEQYCPAGLHWNHEANQCDYPRASRCSRGAAASERATFNLSDITVGQYCSPKGDQCPKSDDPKPNVVFLKHSDCRKFRACIAAEPVELRCPEDLYWNADSCVCDYLKDAECDESFERKSNIASNEVEVEDEAPIEVDNAENVEEPEHDQSVAELVEPMLAGFRFRRSVNNDSSPGSSEVGSGSSSGSGSRPPIQSGAAEHAAVSVAVLVLTIVMSTL is encoded by the exons ATGGAAATCCTAG CTTCCGTAGTTCCACTCCTCTTGCTTACAATCGGGCTCATCGCCGGGGGTCAATCCTCGATTCTGTGCCCACTGCAGTTTGACCCGTCCGTAACGGTTCACCTACCGCATCCGACCGATTGCTCCAAGTATTTGACATGCGTCGGATCGACTCCGGTAGAACAGTATTGTCCGGCGGGGCTACACTGGAACCATGAGGCCAATCAGTGCGACTACCCGAGGGCGTCTCGGTGCTCTCGTGGTGCTGCTGCTTCGGAGCGAGCAACGTTTAACCTTAGTGACATCACCGTGGGTCAGTACTGTTCTCCGAAGGGCGATCAATGTCCGAAAAGCGATGATCCTAAGCCGAACGTGgtgtttttaaaacattccGATTGTCGCAAGTTCCGTGCCTGCATTGCAGCAGAACCGGTGGAATTGCGTTGTCCCGAAGATTTGTACTGGAATGCGGACAGTTGTGTCTGCGATTATCTGAAGGATGCTGAATGTGATGAGTCTTTTGAAAGAAAGTCAAATATTGCTAGCAATGAGGTTGAGGTTGAGGATGAAGCACCAATTGAAGTCGACAACGCAGAAAATGTAGAAGAACCCGAACACGATCAGTCGGTTGCGGAGCTGGTTGAGCCAATGCTGGCCGGTTTCCGATTTCGTAGATCGGTGAATAACGACAGCTCTCCAGGAAGCTCTGAAGTTGGTTCTGGGTCCAGTTCGGGATCGGGATCGCGTCCTCCAATTCAATCCGGTGCTGCCGAACATGCTGCCGTTTCCGTTGCAGTGCTGGTTCTGACGATCGTTATGAGCACGCTATAA
- the LOC131434167 gene encoding peritrophin-1-like — protein sequence MHWRNLLGERVPKLAFLRSVQICFPTVLVLIITLGLATGGLSTRICPLVHPANKTIHLSHPTDCRRFLTCVHGTPVAQHCPPGLIWNAETTCCDWPWLTECSHDDHCIPLPFDTDSVAAGLCMPQLDHCPTITRPENQLVFLKDEDCRRFHICIAGKPKSMLCPRDMYWNSEKCVCDEVPDSDCSPVGHRVEQSSTTTLAPCEEPVPVTSGSGTKGSGSTGSEFSIPQNHDPRLVVSLLFPKCNLGIISISAPESE from the exons ATGCATTGGCGGAACCTACTGGGAGAACGTGTGCCGAAACTAGCATTTCTGCGTTCTGTTCAG ATTTGTTTTCCAACCGTTTTAGTTCTGATCATCACACTTGGCCTTGCCACTGGAGGACTTTCAACGAGAATTTGTCCCCTGGTACATCCGGCCAACAAAACCATCCACCTTTCGCATCCAACTGATTGTCGTCGGTTTCTCACCTGCGTGCACGGAACTCCGGTGGCGCAGCACTGCCCGCCGGGATTGATTTGGAACGCAGAAACAACCTGTTGTGATTGGCCATGGTTGACGGAGTGCTCCCATGATGACCACTGTATACCGCTTCCCTTCGATACGGATTCGGTTGCCGCGGGACTCTGTATGCCCCAGTTAGATCACTGTCCCACAATTACGCGACCGGAAAATCAGTTGGTATTTCTGAAGGACGAAGACTGCCGACGGTTCCATATCTGTATCGCGGGAAAACCGAAAAGTATGCTCTGTCCACGTGACATGTACTGGAACAGTGAAAAGTGTGTATGTGATGAAGTTCCCGACAGCGATTGTTCTCCGGTCGGACACAGGGTCGAACAGTCGTCGACGACGACGCTGGCACCATGCGAAGAACCCGTGCCAGTG acttccggttccggaactaaag gttccggtagCACCGGAAGTG AATTTTCGATTCCACAGAATCACGACCCACGACTTGTTGTTAGCTTGTTGTTTCCCAAATGCAACCTCGGCATTATCAGCATCAGCGCACCGGAGtcggagtaa
- the LOC131437774 gene encoding peritrophin-1-like isoform X2: MEILVPLLLLTIGLIAGGQSSILCPLQFDPSVTVHLPHPTDCSKYLTCVGSTPVEQYCPAGLHWNHEANQCDYPRASRCSRGAAASERATFNLSDITVGQYCSPKGDQCPKSDDPKPNVVFLKHSDCRKFRACIAAEPVELRCPEDLYWNADSCVCDYLKDAECDESFERKSNIASNEVEVEDEAPIEVDNAENVEEPEHDQSVAELVEPMLAGFRFRRSVNNDSSPGSSEVGSGSSSGSGSRPPIQSGAAEHAAVSVAVLVLTIVMSTL, from the exons ATGGAAATCCTAG TTCCACTCCTCTTGCTTACAATCGGGCTCATCGCCGGGGGTCAATCCTCGATTCTGTGCCCACTGCAGTTTGACCCGTCCGTAACGGTTCACCTACCGCATCCGACCGATTGCTCCAAGTATTTGACATGCGTCGGATCGACTCCGGTAGAACAGTATTGTCCGGCGGGGCTACACTGGAACCATGAGGCCAATCAGTGCGACTACCCGAGGGCGTCTCGGTGCTCTCGTGGTGCTGCTGCTTCGGAGCGAGCAACGTTTAACCTTAGTGACATCACCGTGGGTCAGTACTGTTCTCCGAAGGGCGATCAATGTCCGAAAAGCGATGATCCTAAGCCGAACGTGgtgtttttaaaacattccGATTGTCGCAAGTTCCGTGCCTGCATTGCAGCAGAACCGGTGGAATTGCGTTGTCCCGAAGATTTGTACTGGAATGCGGACAGTTGTGTCTGCGATTATCTGAAGGATGCTGAATGTGATGAGTCTTTTGAAAGAAAGTCAAATATTGCTAGCAATGAGGTTGAGGTTGAGGATGAAGCACCAATTGAAGTCGACAACGCAGAAAATGTAGAAGAACCCGAACACGATCAGTCGGTTGCGGAGCTGGTTGAGCCAATGCTGGCCGGTTTCCGATTTCGTAGATCGGTGAATAACGACAGCTCTCCAGGAAGCTCTGAAGTTGGTTCTGGGTCCAGTTCGGGATCGGGATCGCGTCCTCCAATTCAATCCGGTGCTGCCGAACATGCTGCCGTTTCCGTTGCAGTGCTGGTTCTGACGATCGTTATGAGCACGCTATAA